The window tttaataatcctGTCCCTGGTACTGGACTGAGAATTGCCCCCGCTgtttactcttttatataaagtttccTACATTTTCCATCCGAAGTGTAACAAAAAGCTGCCAATTCCACAGTGAACATAATATCTGGCCTACAGGAAATtaagagaaggaaagaagaaaaataattccaGCGCTATTTAAATATCTTCAAAAATATCGAGGGTGGGAGTAACATTTTTATCTGCTTTAATTTCTCATATTAGCCAGACTTTTATCATGGACTATGCCATTGTTAGCACTTAAATGGCAATGAATGGTCCACAGTCCTTTGTCACACACGTGGGATCATTCACTAATTATCAGCAACTAGATGAGTGATTTCTATTTATTGATATTgtcttgatttttcttttatttaaaatgcatttgaatCCATTTACTGCAGAATGAATTATTTCCTTATCAAAACTGAAATGTGCTGGACATTTGACAATGAAAAATTGCTGGACATTTTTCAGTGTGTGTGCCCATCCTTTATTACTTCTTgcatattaaagtttaaaacacatgGCTAGTGATACACttataaaatgcaggaaaatggtTAGACTGGGCTTCCTTTACCAGAAATCAAAAGATCTTTACTTGGTGGTTTCAGTCATATATGCAGATCCTTAAAGCAAACCAAAATCCATAGTGCcctgcaagttttttttgtaaaacaatgaatgtgtctgtgtgtgtatatatatatatatattcatattctcaGCTAGGTAAAAAATTGACCCGTTTATTGCTTCACTTTTTGTTCTGCAGGATCTTGCCATTTTAGATGAACGGTGTAGAGTCAGAATGAGACCATCTGAAACCCCATCATCTCGCCGAAAGTCACGGCCTCCCAAGAGGGTGACTCCACCTCCACCATCTCCACGTAAGAATAAGATCTACAATATTcaggagcttacacagggttagAAAAGGTTACCAACATAGGAGCGGAGAGACGCAGGAACCCTGAAGGGTAAGTATACTTGGCAGAGGATTTTGCCATAAGAGTATTTGCCACTTTGCTCAtttgagacattgggcctgatttattaaagctctccaaggctggagaggatacactttcatcatgatTTCTGTATCACTTTATTAATCTCTCAGGTAGGATTTTGGGCTGAATTTTCATTGGCAACTGTTAAATGTTTTTCACTCATGAATAATCTTTAATACTATTGAATTatggacttcagattgtttggaaatggtcCAATAAGCTTTCCCAGATTGATTGCTAGTTGCTTCTcttaagatcattgctgatgtcgaTCCTccttaacacacacctgaatgctgcagactTGCAAACTGACAacatttctacttttaaaaaagtgGTCACACTTCTCTATGATCATTAGTGCATTTGATTTACAgaacctggctgctacttacctttTAATTACTgtggaagtggtaagggtgtacttaatttttcacacactgcttatGCATTTTTACTTAGCCTTTGTTAAATAATGCCATAGGGTAGTATGATATCTGTTGTTAATCTGACATTGTGCTTACCTTATTTTAAGTATGATGTTTTCTCCCGGTATGTCCAACCTTAGAATTGTAAGAGggtgtactgttttttttttctcatgactgctTACCATCTTTCTCATGactttgtgtgtttgtatgtatgtacaccGTGTTAGTACTGAATTGGACCCCCTTTTGCCGTAAACCTTCATATCATAGATTCAAGAAGATGTTGTAAACTGTTCTgggggattttggtccatattgaccaATATGTGCAAGAAATATCCCCCaaaccattacaccaccagcctgaactgcTGAGACAAGGCAAGATAGATCAGTGTCTTTAGTGTTTGGCATCAACACCATGAACTAAAGCCTGACACTAACAGCCGtgccacattcaaagtcattTAAATTCCCATTCTGATTCTCAATTAGAACTTCAGCAGGTCCTCCTGATAATATTCTCATCCTTTGAGTTTCTGCCATATGATTGGCTAATTAactgtgtgtttccaagaaattGGAAAAGGTACAGGTAGGTTAGTATAAATAGTTAGGATTTGCATACACTTTGTTTTTCAAGGATCTTAgtaattcagttttaaaatgcaGGACCGGGACCGAGCAGAGAAAGTGCCCCCCGCAGACGGCAACGGGTACATCGTTATCGGCCAGGAACACGAGCGCTCATGGAGATAAGAAAATATCAAAAGTCAACAGATCTGTTAATAAGAAAAGCTCCCTTCGCCAGACTGGTGAGTgtattgtttttggtttaaaGGGGGTGTACAGGGAGATACATTTAGGtgtgtaatataaaacatttttagtattcaCACTCATCACTTAGTTCACCAGGCTCCACCTTTTTATCTTGGTTGCTCCGGATGTTCTCCCTGACGTAATTCCAAATATTGGTACTTTTCTCCTGAGATTGTGTCCCATCGCATTTCTTCAGCCTTACCTTGTCTTTTACCACTGTTATAGGAGATCACGAGGATTGCACCCCCCGAAATGAACTTGTTTTTGCatagcatttttttcttacattaccTGCTGAGGTATAgattgcagtattctccccagaaacttttttttttttttatagattgcagtattctccccagaaacttTTTTGTAGGCTGAGTGGTAAGAAGCTGAAAGCGGGTGATGgtccctgcattgtgacccagcttttcagtaaccatccaaaagtTGGTTTGTATGGTAACtgaaaaagtgccgggtggtgcacccagctaaaagggctgggGAAGACACTGAATTGAGTGCTTTTAGCCAACTGGAGATGCTGATCTAACATCTGAGAAGCTGTCAACCAGCAGCAGTCTTGGACTTTTAGATGTCTACAGAGACCtgtctttttaggtaaaaaaaaattaaaatgcatgtatatTAATATGGGCAGAgtgttgttaaaataaatgatttagcaAAACAAcattgtcttttttaatatatagaacacagaattcattttaaagaattgTGTTGTAGCTAATGGCTCAGAATAACAGACAGGTACCTAGAATCTTCATCAGATCAGTAATGGTGCATTTGAAGATTGTGAGGGTTAATGTGCATTGAACAGCATGTGAAATGAAATTTCCGAAAGACCAGGGAGAGCTCCTGGTTGTAAAGAGCTGGGGAGAGAGGAGCAAGCTGTATGAGCAGCAGAGGATTCCTCTTGGGACAATGTTTGGAGATCAGCcaggaaatacataaattgtgCACAGTAAATACctcccctttttattttaacctaGGTCATGTATATGTTATCATTTtctttactatttgttttatgtgcagGTAAGAGAAGTCTGCATGGAGTATACTCGTGGCATGCCATTCATGTGGCAAAGTATGGCAATCATGGCATTACAAGAGGTCAGTCTTTGTGAATTCTTCCAAGTATTGGATATagtgcagtgtttaacccagaaatattttttaggtgggtggcagcccatgtattgtgacctcACTCTTCGGTAACCAGCCAAACAGCctggtagttactgaaaagtacttggtggtgtgcccagctaaaaggagctggggagaacactggagtggGTAAGTTAGAGCCTCTATGAGGTTGGTGGGATGCACTCCTGAAAGGTAGGACCAGTTTACATATACACACTGTAGGAATATGCTCATTGCAGCAGTCACATAGTAGCGTGCATGGTGTGTGaagcagtgccattcatttttaattacacCTCAAAGCACATTCAGAGTACATGCTGCTGCACTGCAGGGGTACACACTGAGTTGCCCATGGAAGAGGAATTATCCAGTAATGAGTTTTACAGTATCCAGTAAGAGATTTAAAGAGCGTGTTCTTGTTCTGTGcactggaataaaaaataatctccccaaagaaaaccatttttcGATGAGCTATATAAAGCTCAATCTCTTTTTCTGCCCATACCCTGCAGAACTAAGAGAAAGTCCAAGAATGAGGATTTTAGGCAAGTCACTAAACGGATGGGGAAAGACCAGCCAGGTTCAATAGCAGGATCTTCTAAAAGCAGACAGTGCTACTTGGTGGCATAGCCTGCAAGGAAGTTTTGTGGGCATCAGTCACACCGCACATTTGCAATGTTCTGTGGTGTTTTGTCTCCATTGCAGGAAGTTCCTTCTCTCAGCACAGATTTTTCTTGGATAACTCTGTTTCCCTTTCACTCTGCAACAAAAGTAAACTCTGGCAGGTGCTAAACTATAAACTGCTTTGGCTACTATACTACtatcaatttattttagatttaaagcTCCTCtggacagagtcctctcctccttctatgTGACTGTCCCTGTCTGTCTGTTacctgcaacccctatttaatgtacagtgctgcatattatgttggtgctatataaataatgttttataataatcataatagGTTCCCCACAATCATTCTGTTCTGCCAGTAGATTCAGTCAGtcattgtttaacctccctagcggtctaattccgtttaaatttccatgcaaaaagcagtacattttttttcatagaaatttattattcattgtaggctataattcttacataactcaccgatatttaatataaaactttaaataccaaaacacaaaaatctgttaaaaaaatgttaaacatgtaatataactgtacagtagcttgta is drawn from Pyxicephalus adspersus chromosome Z, UCB_Pads_2.0, whole genome shotgun sequence and contains these coding sequences:
- the LOC140343690 gene encoding histone H3-like centromeric protein A, whose protein sequence is MRPSETPSSRRKSRPPKRVTPPPPSPRPGPSRESAPRRRQRVHRYRPGTRALMEIRKYQKSTDLLIRKAPFARLVREVCMEYTRGMPFMWQSMAIMALQEAAEAFLVRLFEDSYLCCLHAKRVTLFVQDMQLARRIRGTHEGLG